The following coding sequences are from one Lycium ferocissimum isolate CSIRO_LF1 chromosome 3, AGI_CSIRO_Lferr_CH_V1, whole genome shotgun sequence window:
- the LOC132050018 gene encoding zinc finger protein 7-like has product MRSAEDGNQGTSVLDQGEWLNLSLGRNLPSISKESESHTPTSGKVFSCNFCKRKFYSSQALGGHQNAHKRERGAVRHYQSQRMMTMMALPINNPMFRSLGMIPHSHVHKSGRDASATVTTFSEASAGYQRTSHTNQMDRSCDLKWPGSFQLNQQQTKEHASNPTKLDLNLKL; this is encoded by the coding sequence ATGAGAAGTGCTGAAGATGGCAATCAGGGCACTTCAGTGCTTGATCAAGGAGAATGGTTGAATTTGAGCTTAGGAAGAAACTTGCCTTCAATATCTAAAGAATCTGAGTCACATACACCAACTTCTGGCAAGGTTTTTTCATGTAACTTCTGCAAGCGGAAGTTCTACAGTTCACAGGCGCTAGGAGGCCACCAGAATGCTCACAAGAGGGAAAGAGGCGCAGTAAGACATTATCAATCCCAGAGAATGATGACAATGATGGCTTTGCCAATCAATAACCCCATGTTCAGATCACTTGGTATGATTCCCCACTCACATGTGCATAAGTCCGGCAGAGATGCAAGTGCAACTGTGACTACGTTCAGCGAGGCTAGTGCAGGATATCAAAGGACATCGCATACCAATCAAATGGATAGATCATGTGATCTGAAGTGGCCAGGAAGTTTTCAACTAAATCAGCAGCAAACAAAAGAGCATGCCTCAAATCCCACTAAGCTTGACCTGAATCTAAAGCTATAA